In a single window of the Eleginops maclovinus isolate JMC-PN-2008 ecotype Puerto Natales chromosome 6, JC_Emac_rtc_rv5, whole genome shotgun sequence genome:
- the rgs1 gene encoding regulator of G-protein signaling 21 isoform X2, which produces MWKISRSFLTDPLQDVETWSESVDKVLGCKAGQIAFREFLKSQYSEENILFWLACEEYKKIKTVPEMISSANRIYSEFVQTEAPRQINIDCGTRENITKNISKPSLTSFDTAQKLIYSLMARDCYPRFLKSDIYQGLLRRSDSR; this is translated from the exons ATGTGGAAAATATCCAGGAGTTTTCTCACT GATCCACTGCAAGATGTTGAGACTTGGAGTGAGTCCGTGGACAAAGTCCTCGGTTGTAAAG CCGGGCAGATAGCTTTCCGGGAGTTCCTGAAGTCCCAGTACAGCGAGGAGAACATTCTGTTTTGGCTCGCGTGTGAGGAGTACAAAAAAATCAAGACGGTGCCAGAGATGATCTCCTCCGCCAACAGGATCTACTCTGAGTTTGTCCAAACAGAAGCGCCCAGACAG ATCAACATAGATTGCGGCACCagagaaaacataacaaagaaCATCTCCAAGCCCTCCCTGACTTCCTTTGATACGGCACAGAAGCTCATCTACAGTCTGATGGCCAGGGATTGCTACCCGCGCTTCCTAAAATCTGACATCTATCAGGGACTGCTGAGGAGAAGTGATTCAAGGTGA
- the rgs1 gene encoding regulator of G-protein signaling 21 isoform X3 has translation MWKISRSFLTGRLCCFPKDPLQDVETWSESVDKVLGCKAGQIAFREFLKSQYSEENILFWLACEEYKKIKTVPEMISSANRIYSEFVQTEAPRQINIDCGTRENITKNISKPSLTSFDTAQKLIYSLMARDCYPRFLKSDIYQGLLRRSDSR, from the exons ATGTGGAAAATATCCAGGAGTTTTCTCACT GGTAGATTGTGTTGCTTTCCCAAGGATCCACTGCAAGATGTTGAGACTTGGAGTGAGTCCGTGGACAAAGTCCTCGGTTGTAAAG CCGGGCAGATAGCTTTCCGGGAGTTCCTGAAGTCCCAGTACAGCGAGGAGAACATTCTGTTTTGGCTCGCGTGTGAGGAGTACAAAAAAATCAAGACGGTGCCAGAGATGATCTCCTCCGCCAACAGGATCTACTCTGAGTTTGTCCAAACAGAAGCGCCCAGACAG ATCAACATAGATTGCGGCACCagagaaaacataacaaagaaCATCTCCAAGCCCTCCCTGACTTCCTTTGATACGGCACAGAAGCTCATCTACAGTCTGATGGCCAGGGATTGCTACCCGCGCTTCCTAAAATCTGACATCTATCAGGGACTGCTGAGGAGAAGTGATTCAAGGTGA
- the rgs1 gene encoding regulator of G-protein signaling 21 isoform X1, with product MAIKLCCFPKDPLQDVETWSESVDKVLGCKAGQIAFREFLKSQYSEENILFWLACEEYKKIKTVPEMISSANRIYSEFVQTEAPRQINIDCGTRENITKNISKPSLTSFDTAQKLIYSLMARDCYPRFLKSDIYQGLLRRSDSR from the exons ATGGCTATAAA ATTGTGTTGCTTTCCCAAGGATCCACTGCAAGATGTTGAGACTTGGAGTGAGTCCGTGGACAAAGTCCTCGGTTGTAAAG CCGGGCAGATAGCTTTCCGGGAGTTCCTGAAGTCCCAGTACAGCGAGGAGAACATTCTGTTTTGGCTCGCGTGTGAGGAGTACAAAAAAATCAAGACGGTGCCAGAGATGATCTCCTCCGCCAACAGGATCTACTCTGAGTTTGTCCAAACAGAAGCGCCCAGACAG ATCAACATAGATTGCGGCACCagagaaaacataacaaagaaCATCTCCAAGCCCTCCCTGACTTCCTTTGATACGGCACAGAAGCTCATCTACAGTCTGATGGCCAGGGATTGCTACCCGCGCTTCCTAAAATCTGACATCTATCAGGGACTGCTGAGGAGAAGTGATTCAAGGTGA